One Natrinema longum genomic window carries:
- a CDS encoding DUF7286 family protein: MTGADQRKRDATVTIAERGHVPFAVIAVLLLVVSVATIVMLERRSEPRIDRDAELVMDRTETAAQAEFRAAVLEATHQAGGAPINTTTGSNVDGISSASDQSGAFREYVKLLIYLRAVERIPAADQSVGPDSRSTVALEPVAADPDDGELSPDEAIEKVELEIGSFDDDVEQGTVTATIHDVEFGGHVDGEELPAETRSISVSVGTPVFELNEKMNEYESKLNKGFFESEEDGMPDPTTLDGLGQEMAARQYPIAYMKASWNRFGNKTVTPEDHDFTETIGTDHTEVLTNHAIYSVQEDTFGTRDPDADRAMRPQYLCMSLDFTTTISGVDPEIDMNDVVPSNNTTFSEDLNDHMEQLNETGPDGEMPDNMTIPVNQNVNFREELCNEGGVLNDWIFGDEATGELPEVPPLSELIKDGTDSMGVAEQEIELPVESVAEATYIEYKLESPRDPASYLEGKSSDMKSDIRSAGGDVDHDVSSSLPIEESEEYDGSVHDIRDELYELDIIVDREATAGSVPEPDPPSGDWHRSRSEDEERVTDITVDSVSHTPQPDGKTYDREIHSITADATVDVAVTRGYEKTENNETVTTTVTESDSVDVDATVTIDAAYGFRAGGVYYEAYDDFQVEPDPIATDYGTHENVTFRTGFENALVEVTSASEYSTAETEIATQLESDLGNSDPNALEQTAKDSIGEEHDRVLDSSDVIPDERERISETLDEELEDVHENFTADWKADPLRIKINELADDESPPEKVKEHIKAEYEDEYVDDGPYETPESMAKQQIRKAYFDRLYYWLEQFDGEYSGQMEEFNDKIDDNTEGQVDDLNEVLGYVQGLANADYDPDPADLEGSPVHDDAQYEISGSPTYLTATEVERDHVSAVRASNESIMDTDSDAHHHPMAIQTHNRAPWPGIPALFYMPDKWYITINFWRVDVAGEYARLEVSSTIGDPSDSNRLTYVAEESPVEVELSDGSSVQVGRNEAVDFETGTEVIVVMPGAIVKKGGPIPAVADGDFHSQGTTYCTETWREVGPEANTQSC; encoded by the coding sequence ATGACAGGAGCGGATCAACGAAAACGGGATGCAACGGTTACGATCGCGGAGCGTGGACACGTTCCGTTTGCGGTAATCGCGGTCCTGTTGCTCGTCGTGAGCGTCGCGACCATCGTGATGCTCGAACGGCGATCCGAACCGAGGATCGACCGCGACGCCGAACTCGTCATGGATCGGACCGAAACCGCAGCACAGGCTGAATTTCGAGCCGCCGTCCTCGAGGCGACCCATCAGGCCGGTGGGGCACCGATCAACACGACCACTGGAAGCAACGTGGACGGGATTTCGTCCGCGTCAGACCAATCCGGGGCGTTTCGTGAGTACGTGAAACTACTGATCTATCTGCGAGCTGTCGAGCGAATACCCGCGGCTGATCAGTCCGTCGGTCCGGATTCTCGCTCGACGGTTGCTCTGGAGCCAGTCGCTGCCGATCCGGACGACGGAGAACTCAGCCCCGACGAGGCCATCGAGAAGGTCGAACTCGAGATCGGCTCCTTCGACGACGACGTCGAACAGGGGACGGTCACCGCGACGATTCACGATGTCGAATTCGGCGGCCACGTCGATGGTGAAGAGCTCCCAGCTGAAACACGATCGATCAGCGTCAGCGTCGGAACGCCGGTGTTCGAACTGAACGAGAAGATGAACGAATACGAATCGAAACTCAACAAGGGATTCTTCGAGTCCGAGGAAGACGGGATGCCGGACCCGACCACCCTCGACGGGCTCGGGCAGGAGATGGCTGCTCGACAGTATCCGATCGCATACATGAAAGCGAGTTGGAACCGGTTCGGGAACAAGACGGTAACGCCTGAAGACCACGACTTTACGGAGACGATCGGGACGGACCACACCGAGGTACTCACCAACCACGCGATCTACTCGGTCCAGGAGGACACCTTCGGGACGCGCGACCCTGACGCCGATCGAGCGATGCGCCCGCAGTACCTGTGTATGTCACTTGATTTCACGACGACGATCAGCGGCGTCGATCCCGAGATCGACATGAACGATGTCGTTCCGAGTAACAATACCACGTTCTCCGAGGACCTCAATGATCACATGGAGCAGCTGAATGAAACCGGTCCCGACGGCGAGATGCCGGACAATATGACAATCCCGGTGAACCAAAACGTCAACTTCAGAGAGGAGCTGTGTAACGAAGGCGGGGTTCTCAACGACTGGATCTTCGGCGACGAGGCAACTGGTGAGCTTCCAGAGGTGCCACCGCTTTCGGAACTGATCAAGGACGGTACCGACAGCATGGGTGTGGCCGAGCAGGAGATCGAACTGCCGGTCGAGTCGGTCGCCGAAGCCACGTATATCGAGTACAAACTCGAGAGCCCCCGGGATCCCGCCTCGTATCTCGAGGGGAAATCGTCGGACATGAAATCCGACATACGGAGCGCAGGAGGTGATGTAGATCACGACGTCTCGAGTAGTCTTCCCATCGAGGAGTCCGAGGAGTACGACGGGAGTGTCCACGACATTCGTGACGAACTCTACGAACTGGACATCATAGTCGATCGAGAGGCCACGGCCGGTTCGGTACCGGAACCGGATCCGCCCAGCGGAGACTGGCATCGATCCAGAAGCGAGGACGAGGAGCGCGTTACCGACATCACCGTCGACAGCGTCTCCCACACCCCGCAACCCGACGGCAAGACGTACGACCGAGAGATTCACAGTATCACGGCTGATGCGACGGTCGACGTCGCAGTCACCCGCGGGTACGAGAAAACGGAAAACAACGAAACCGTGACGACGACGGTGACGGAAAGCGACAGCGTCGACGTCGACGCAACGGTGACGATCGACGCCGCGTACGGCTTCCGGGCCGGTGGCGTATACTACGAAGCCTACGACGACTTCCAGGTCGAACCGGATCCGATCGCAACCGACTACGGGACCCACGAAAACGTCACCTTCCGGACCGGCTTCGAGAACGCACTCGTCGAGGTCACGAGCGCGAGTGAGTACAGTACTGCAGAAACCGAGATTGCGACCCAACTCGAGTCGGACCTCGGAAACAGTGATCCGAACGCACTCGAGCAGACGGCCAAAGACAGCATCGGGGAAGAGCACGACAGAGTGCTCGATTCCAGCGACGTCATTCCGGACGAACGGGAGAGGATCTCCGAAACGCTCGACGAGGAACTCGAGGACGTCCACGAGAACTTCACGGCCGACTGGAAGGCAGATCCGCTTCGGATCAAGATCAACGAGCTGGCCGACGACGAGTCACCGCCGGAGAAGGTAAAGGAACACATCAAAGCGGAGTACGAGGACGAGTACGTCGACGATGGACCCTACGAGACGCCCGAATCGATGGCAAAACAACAGATTCGAAAAGCGTACTTCGATCGGCTCTACTACTGGCTCGAGCAGTTCGACGGCGAGTACAGCGGCCAGATGGAGGAGTTCAACGACAAAATCGACGACAACACCGAGGGGCAGGTCGACGATTTGAACGAGGTCCTGGGTTACGTGCAGGGACTGGCGAACGCGGACTACGACCCCGATCCGGCCGACCTCGAGGGGTCGCCGGTTCACGACGACGCCCAGTACGAGATATCGGGATCGCCGACGTATTTGACCGCGACGGAAGTCGAACGCGACCACGTCTCAGCCGTTCGCGCGAGCAACGAATCGATCATGGACACCGACAGTGACGCCCACCATCACCCGATGGCGATCCAGACGCACAACCGCGCCCCCTGGCCGGGCATCCCCGCCCTCTTTTACATGCCGGACAAGTGGTACATCACGATTAACTTCTGGCGCGTCGACGTCGCGGGTGAGTACGCCCGTCTCGAGGTAAGTTCGACGATCGGCGATCCGTCCGACAGCAACCGGTTGACCTACGTCGCCGAGGAGAGCCCCGTCGAAGTCGAACTCTCCGACGGCTCGAGCGTTCAGGTCGGCAGAAACGAGGCGGTCGACTTCGAGACCGGCACGGAGGTAATCGTGGTTATGCCGGGTGCGATCGTGAAAAAGGGTGGGCCGATTCCTGCTGTTGCTGATGGGGATTTTCATTCCCAAGGAACAACCTATTGTACGGAAACT